The following proteins are encoded in a genomic region of Heteronotia binoei isolate CCM8104 ecotype False Entrance Well unplaced genomic scaffold, APGP_CSIRO_Hbin_v1 ptg001496l, whole genome shotgun sequence:
- the PAAF1 gene encoding proteasomal ATPase-associated factor 1 — MAAEAVVRLQSDWDQVLRKNEGEAWLSCRSPGKSTLYGTLTCQGVGSDGIPEITASEGFIVKEVTKKSLLVTCPRENASTRFLAPYTAFCRIHQKSVTCLDLSSGGGLGVSTSADGTMKIWQAANGEIRRRLEGHVYDVNCCRFFPSGIVVLSGGMDAQLKIWSAEDGRCVATFQGHKAGILDTAVVDRGRNVVSSSRDGTARLWDCGRSACLGTVADCGSPINGIAVGDADNTLNLGSPETVPSEREVGTEGKLLLLAREDKKFQGVGLQSRQPVFLFVGSDAFNCCTFLSTVYLLAGAQDGNIYQLDVRNTKAPVRVIRRSGAPVLSLLPYKDGFIASQGDGTCFILQQDLDHIIELTGADCDPVYKVATWEKQIYTCCRDGLVRRYHLSDL, encoded by the exons ATGGCGGCGGAGGCGGTGGTGCGGCTGCAGAGCGACTGGGACCAGGTGCTGAG AAAGAACGAGGGAGAGGCCTGGCTGAGCTGCAGGAGCCCAG GAAAATCTACTCTGTACGGCACTCTGACTTGTCAGGGGGTGGGCTCGGATGGAATTCCCGAAATCACAGCCTCCGAAGGATTTATCGTCAAGGAAGTAACAAAG AAAAGCCTGCTCGTCACTTGCCCTCGCGAAAACGCCTCCACCCGGTTTCTGGCCCCCTATACGGCCTTTTGTCGAATCCATCAAAAGAGC GTCACCTGCCTCGACCTTTCCAGCGGGGGTGGGCTCGGCGTGTCGACCAGTGCTGACGGGACGATGAAGATCTGGCAGGCTGCAAACGGAGAGATCCGA AGACGCTTGGAAGGCCACGTTTATGATGTGAACTGCTGCAGGTTTTTCCCATCGGGCATCGTGGTCTTGAGCGGGGGGATGGACGCGCAGCTGAAGATCTGGTCGGCAGAAGATGGCCGCTGCGTTGCCACTTTTCAGGGGCACAAAGCAG GCATCCTGGACACGGCTGTCGTGGACCGAGGAAGGAATGTGGTATCCAGCAGCCGGGACGGCACCGCCCGCCTCTGGGATTGTGGGAGATCCGCTTGCCTGGGGACAGTGGCGGACTGCGGCTCCCCCATCAACGGGATCGCCGTGGGAGATGCAGACAACACCTTGAATCTGGGATCTCCTGAAACAGTCCCGA GCGAGCGTGAAGTTGGAACGGAGGGGAAGCTCCTGCTGCTGGCTCGAGAGGACAAGAAATTTCAGGGAGTGGGACTGCAAAGTCGGCAGCCG GTTTTCCTCTTCGTTGGCTCCGATGCCTTCAATTGCTGTACTTTCCTCTCGACCGTCTATCTCCTGGCAGGGGCGCAAGATGGGAACATCTACCAGCTGGACGTCAGAAACACAAA ggctccGGTTCGGGTCATCCGAAGATCTGGCGCGCCAGTGCTTTCCCTGCTTCCGTACAAAGATGGGTTTATTGCCAGCCAAG GTGACGGAACCTGTTTCATTCTGCAGCAAGACCTCGATCACATCATTGAGCTCACCGGAGCGGACTGTGACCCTGTGTACAAG GTGGCGACCTGGGAGAAGCAGATCTATACATGTTGCAGAGATGGGCTGGTGAGGAGATACCATCTTTCAGACCTCTGA
- the LOC132591076 gene encoding cytochrome c oxidase assembly factor 4 homolog, mitochondrial → MTSSARPPSHDWTRKPSTKEEEEDPLDRMISRTGCSAFHYAVQECMAEHQDWRQCQQEVQRFKDCMSKYQQRRAEELQKLRQATS, encoded by the coding sequence ATGACGTCCAGCGCCCGTCCCCCCAGTCACGACTGGACCCGGAAACCCAGcacgaaggaggaggaggaggacccccTCGACCGGATGATCTCCCGCACCGGCTGCTCGGCTTTCCATTACGCCGTGCAGGAGTGCATGGCCGAGCACCAAGACTGGCGCCAGTGCCAGCAGGAGGTGCAGCGCTTCAAAGACTGCATGAGCAAATACCAGCAGCGGCGGGCCGAAGAGCTGCAAAAGCTGCGCCAGGCCACAAGCTGA